CTCAATTTTCATCTTCTCCGCAGATGACAGATTATCTGAGTGGAAGTACTTCGTAGACGCAGAGGCacataaaaaaaacagatcaatACCCACAGTTTAATCTAACGAACACAACAGAACATCATAGCAttgttttataacattaaacaaaagaaggagaaaaaaaagCCTTACAGTTTCAACTAGCTCATCTTTAGGAGGATAATGCTTGTACTCAGGAGTACCATCCCAATAGCCTAGAACGTCGAGATTCTGCACTGCAAGCATAGAAACCTCCTTAGATGACATAAATGCCATTTTCAACAGCAAAACatagctaaaccctaaaccaaaagaTCTCAACTTTTCGAATAGTAAGCAAATACCAACAAGCTAGTATCGCAGAGTTAACCAATAACAAAGCTCAAAGCTTTCTATAAAACATTCGAAAACCAGAGCACAGGCAGAACATACGGGAAACAGCTTCGTTCTTGGCTTTATCATCCTCAAGTGTACCAATAACATTCCTGAGCACCGAGAAGTTCCAACGCTGATTCTTGACCTCTTTCTTTTCCACTTGCCTTAGCTTAACCAACCTCTCATTCAACTCCTCAAACGAGAACCACCCTTCTTCCTTCTTCCCCTCTGGCCTAAGCATCCTCAGCTTCTCACCCAATTCATCTTCCCTATACATCTTTAAATACTCCTCCGTTTCACCTTCCCCACCATTCCCATCCTCCATCTCTTTCCCGATCACTGACACATCCGAAGAACCAACGTTTCTTCTTCGTAATGACATTCCCGCCATCTCTGCGTTGGGCTGCGACttcaaatttttcaaattttcccgCAACTTACTCAAATCGACACCATGCCCTCTTGAGTCTGCTGCAACATTCTGCTTATAGAGCGCCTCGAAGGAAGTCGAAGGCGATTCGCTCTTCGGAGGAGGAGCGGCGGATCTACGCTGAAACTTGGCGAGGTTGATGCTTAAATCCTGTGACGACCCTCGCGATTGGTTATCGGAGAATCGGCTCCATCCGGGGTTCCGAGCTTGAGATGATTTACTCTTGAGAGTGGACTTGATGTCGGTGAAGGGAGAGGAGTAGGGAGAGTTCGCCGGAGACTGGGGAGGTTTCTCGACGGATGCGTTCGCCGCTTTGGGAGGTGGATCCGATGAGGAATTGGAGAAGAATCGAATCAAAGATGGGGTTGGTGGGAATCTGCGATAGCGTCTGGCGAGGAGAAGCGCCATGGTTTTTGGATGCTCtgtagggtttaggggtttgggtTGAAGACGACGACGATCACAGATCTACAGTAATTGCGGTTTAATTGAATTCAAATGCCACGACTTTCCGGTTAAGTTTGGTTCAGGAAAACCGAATTTAATTCTTGAGAAAACCGAGATGACGTGTCTCGTGCACATTGTATTATCTTATGAAGGCCCATTTACTTGTAAAAAGGCCCAttagtttttactttttctATTTCAAACCACGCGGTGACGATGAAGCCCTTTCCTTAACTTCAGTTGactcttttaattaaaaagtcaCCTACCATTTGATTGGAACTGTCCTCGTTTTGTTATAAACGTTAGATTTATCAAATTCTATATTCAGCTTATTCATGATTACAAGCTCAAAtcttatgcaaaaaaaaaacacatgttaATAGTTGCCATCAAAAACTTTTTCCACAATATCTGCAATTACGAAATTTCCATACTGAGGATGAAAGTGATTCCAATAAGAAAGGCCTCACACGTCCACATAATTATCCCCAAACTGTATACTAGTGGATAAAAACCGAACCGTCACGCAAGCGGCTCGTATACACCAGACACGAAGCACAAAATAGTCCATGATGCCACGTAAGTATTCCTCTGGGTCCCACTTTaaccaagaaaataataaagacaAAAGTTTACAAAAGTACTATTTCAATCTATCTAACTGTGTGTGTGAAAACGTTCcgaatgtatgtatatatataatcaatccaCTCATTAATATGCCACGgagattttattttcttcttcttctccactttTCGCCACcatttctccttctctctctctcaaatagGTGAAAAGTCCAAACCTAGGCTATGACCAACGGAGACTGGACTCGTGAGGCTATGTCCGACGATTCATTGGTGGCGGAGGCACTGATCTCCCTCCACCACGTTGAGCCGCCACCTCCTCCTGAGAAGAGCGGCGCGTCGGATCTCGAGCTGAAATGGACCGTGCGGCAGCGGAGGAGCAAGGCGACGAAGGGAGAGCATACACGTGCCAGTCCCTCTACGCCTCTTTCCTGGAGCGGCGCCACTTCTCTCAGCGGCGGTGGAGGTGTTGGCAACGGGGTCGCCGCCGTTGAGGAGTCCAGCTGCATCGTGAAATTGTCAGAGGCCGTTAGATCTAAGGTACCCCTTtggtttctttttcaaaaaactttACGTTATTACTCTGTTTATGTGTTTGATGAATATAACCATCGGTGTACGTGGCCGGAAAAATAAACGCCGGTAGACTCTAGCCCACCTTAAGCCGTGTGGCGATATCCACTTTCACGTAATCTCTAGGTCTTCCTTTTTTTCCTCAACCACTACAATTGTTTGCCCATCTGTTTTCTCTTAGGGGCATATTCGTCATTTTGATCCGAATACAACCTTGCCCTTCTTCGATCTATACTGTTGCGTTGACCTTAACATCCATCACTACGTGACCGTACAACCGCATGTTCTTTCTAAACTCAAAATCTATCTTTTTGCTCTCTGCAATCTCAGTGTCAGTTTTGCTAGATACTCCACATCTAGAGAGTTTGCCTGTTTGGTTACCAAGTTCACGTCACGATGCTTCGTTATGACGAGATTGCCCCTTTGTCATTAAGGCTGTGAGAGGGTAATTAGGTCAATAAGCGGAGTTATTGCTGGCGTTATTTATAATACAGTATTTGCTTATACTTATGAGGAGGACCTGCCTCTTTTATGGGTTGAGAGGCGTTTTCGTGGCGAATTAGGTTTGgactgcgtgtgtgtgtgtgtgtggtgtAATCAGCTGCGGCGTAGCGCACAGTACACTCAACGTGGAAAAAGGGTCAAAAAACTTCTCCACGCGACACTTTGACTGCAATCCAGAACACCTTTGGTCAAAATATCATTCACTATTATAGTATTGGTGACAGCCTTGTGTATTTAGCTTTTTCTATATGTGTTAAGCTGCATTTATCTTACTAAAGTAGATGAAAGAACCCACAAAGTCGCCATTAGTAATtaaaagaaagagatggaaCGTGATAGGGACAAATGGTTATGTGGATAATTTGTGACAATGTGTGGGGTTCTTGGCCAAGGGAAGACACGCGTAAAAGTCGTCCGAGTCACGCTCTAGTCACGTGATTCTATTCTTTCTTTTGAAGTTGGGGTGTGTCTCGATGTAAGGAGAAAAAGATGCACTTGTGTTCATATTTGCTTTTTTGGGTCTCTAAGTAGTTGACCAAGTACAAAG
The nucleotide sequence above comes from Brassica napus cultivar Da-Ae chromosome A9, Da-Ae, whole genome shotgun sequence. Encoded proteins:
- the LOC106367077 gene encoding uncharacterized protein LOC106367077 — its product is MALLLARRYRRFPPTPSLIRFFSNSSSDPPPKAANASVEKPPQSPANSPYSSPFTDIKSTLKSKSSQARNPGWSRFSDNQSRGSSQDLSINLAKFQRRSAAPPPKSESPSTSFEALYKQNVAADSRGHGVDLSKLRENLKNLKSQPNAEMAGMSLRRRNVGSSDVSVIGKEMEDGNGGEGETEEYLKMYREDELGEKLRMLRPEGKKEEGWFSFEELNERLVKLRQVEKKEVKNQRWNFSVLRNVIGTLEDDKAKNEAVSLQNLDVLGYWDGTPEYKHYPPKDELVETYFHSDNLSSAEKMKIELTKVREDFKMSESDCGSARVQVAQLTTKIKHLTSALHKKDKHSRKGLVAMVQKRKKLLKYLRRTDWDSYCLVLSQLSLRDTPDYKIPNYNQ
- the LOC106367075 gene encoding uncharacterized protein LOC106367075, whose product is MTNGDWTREAMSDDSLVAEALISLHHVEPPPPPEKSGASDLELKWTVRQRRSKATKGEHTRASPSTPLSWSGATSLSGGGGVGNGVAAVEESSCIVKLSEAVRSKISQTSVKPTTHFKRSRKKKTLAELKEEESLLLKEKKDLKNELASIRNLLKQQRARNESLKKLQAAAETQKNDDSSFLLPDLNIPLDNNTPS